One Malassezia restricta chromosome VI, complete sequence genomic region harbors:
- a CDS encoding small subunit ribosomal protein S24e yields the protein MDPNSPITLRTRKFISNRLLQRRQMVLEVIHPARPNVSRSELQEKVGELYKTPKEQVSVFGMRTHFGGGRSTGFALVYDSKDAVQRFEPTYRLVRNGIVPKVEKPSRKLRKERKNRGKKVRGTKKAGGDKKK from the exons ATG GATCCGAACTCGCCCATTACTCTGCGGACCCGCAAGTTCATCAGCAACCGTCTGCTTCAGCGCAGGCAGATGGTCCTTGAGGTGATCCACCCCGCTCGTCCGAATGTGTCGAGGTCCGAGCTCCAAGAAAAGGTGGGCGAGCTCTATAAGACGCCCAAGGAGCAGGTCTCTGTATtcggcatgcgcacgcactTTGGTGGCGGCCGCTCGACGGGCTTTGCTCTCGTGTACGACAGCAaggatgccgtgcagcgcTTCGAGCCTACCtaccgcctcgtccgc AACGGTATTGTCCCCAAGGTCGAGAAGCCATCGCGCAAGCTTCGGAAGGAGCGTAAGAA CCGTGGCAAGAAGGTCCGCGGTACCAAGAAGGCCGGTGGCGACAAGAAGAAGTAA
- a CDS encoding U6 snRNA-associated Sm-like protein LSm3 encodes MADIGAGIHEPFDLIRFSLSEPVLVKLRGDREMRGILHAYDGHMNLMLGDVEETIYEVHVEEDTGAETVKAIKRNSDMMFVRGDGVILVSPPKM; translated from the exons ATGGCGGATATCGGAGCGGGGATCCATGAGCCATTTGATTTGATCCGTTTCTCATTGAGCGAGCCTGTTCTTGTGAAGCTGCGTGGGGATCGAGAAATGCGTGGCATTCTGCACGCATACGACGGACATATGAATTTGAtgctgggcgacgtggaAGAGACGATTTACGAGGTGCATGTGGAAGAAGACACAGGTGCTGAGACGGTGAAG GCCATCAAGCGCAACTCGGACATGATGTTTGTGCGTGGTGACGGCGTCATTCTG GTCTCTCCACCCAAGATGTAG
- a CDS encoding DCN1-like protein 1/2: MSRVSRSQGLKRFCELTGASDNAAYPYLHHANYNVDHALAMYLNEVYGVTDVPLLTPQQEKAARKELGALFDKYRDADDDTISSEGALRMLSDLDIDPASVNVLPLSYYLDSPGLGQFTRAGYVHGWIRLNVCVSSTDHVLAQQKDAFARVMQAFATDGPVRPPYMGLASFATALRLTPKKGLYTTVYEYTFAFAREEQQKNVPLDTAITLWDLLLPHAPSSSFSTKQYELWKRFLKEASHLQVISKDTWTQFLEFTREIDGTFSNHDFEAAWPSIIDEFVAWVRKQI, translated from the coding sequence ATGTCCAGAGTGTCTCGGTCCCAAGGGCTCAAGCGCTTTTGTGAACTGACCGGTGCTTCTGACAACGCCGCTTATCCGTATCTGCATCATGCTAATTATAATGTGGATCATGCACTCGCGATGTATTTAAACGAGGTGTATGGCGTCACGGATGTGCCTCTCCTGACACCTCAGCAGGAAAAAGCCGCCCGCAAAGAGCTGGGTGCTCTTTTTGACAAGTACAGGGATGCTGATGATGATACCATTTCTTCAGAAGGTGCTTTGCGCATGCTATCTGATCTTGACATCGATCCTGCCAGCGTTAACGTGCTGCCCTTATCATACTACCTCGACTCGCCTGGTCTTGGCCAATTCACCCGCGCAGGGTACGTACATGGATGGATCCGTCTTAATGTGTGTGTGTCATCCACTGACCACGTGCTGGCACAACAAAAAGACGCTTTCGCTCGTGTTATGCAAGCGTTTGCCACAGATGGTCCCGTAAGGCCGCCCTATATGGGACTTGCTTCGTTTGCCACCGCGCTGCGTTTGACGCCAAAAAAGGGCCTGTATACTACCGTGTATGAATACACTTTTGCCTTTGCACGCGAGGAACAACAAAAGAACGTGCCACTAGACACGGCCATTACCTTGTGGGATTTGCTACTACCACACGCCCCGTCATCGTCCTTCTCCACCAAGCAATACGAGCTATGGAAGCGCTTCCTAAAAGAGGCATCACACCTCCAGGTCATTTCCAAAGATACATGGACACAGTTCCTCGAATTTACGCGGGAAATCGATGGCACCTTCTCAAATCATGACTTTGAGGCGGCATGGCCATCAATCATCGATGAGTTCGTAGCATGGGTGCGTAAGCAAATCTGA
- a CDS encoding small nuclear ribonucleoprotein F, with product MPDIPLNPKPFLQNQIGKKVIIRLKWGLEYKGFLVSTDNYMNFQLANTEEIQDGNSNGTLGEVFIRCNNVLYLRELNEE from the exons ATGCCG GATATTCCTCTCAATCCCAAACCATTCTTGCAAAATCAAATAGGAAAGAAAGTGATCATCCGTCTCAAGTGGGGCTTGGAGTACAAGGGATTTCTTGTTAGCACGGACAACTATATGAACTTTCAG CTGGCAAATACGGAGGAAATACAGGATGGCAACTCCAACGGAACTTTAGGAGAAGTTTTTATTCGTTGCAACAATGTGCTGTACCTGCGCGAATTGAACGAAGAGTAG
- a CDS encoding NADH dehydrogenase (ubiquinone) 1 alpha subcomplex subunit 13, with protein MSEGITYKQDLPPQGGYAPIRYKRNLPARGPSGVMLMLSAVGITAFGFWRLGLGNVERRELARERAWSRIYLAPLLLAEADRDAYRRDRASELREKKLMKDVPGWEAGKSVYNSKRYTPSSFVVM; from the exons ATGAGCGAGGGTA TCACATACAAGCA AGATCTTCCCCCTCAGGGCGGCTATGCGCCGATCCGGTACAAGCGCAACCTGCCGGCGCGTGGCCCGAGTGGTGTGATGCTGATGCTGTCGGCTGTCGGCATCACGGCATTTGGGTTCTGGCGCCTGGGCCTCGGCAATGTCGAGAGGCG TGAACTTGCCCGTGAGCGTGCCTGGAGCCGTATTTACTTGGCCCCGCTGCTTCTTGCTGAGGCAGACCGCGATGCGTACCGTCGTGATCGCGCGtccgagctgcgcgaaaAGAAGCTCATGAAAGACGTCCCTGGCTGGGAG GCTGGAAAGAGCGTATACAACTCGAAGCGCTACACGCCCAGTAGCTTTGTCGTTATGTAG
- a CDS encoding nucleolar protein 14 gives MAASKKGTGGSQLAQLRSGLRAAGVTGPKPKKGKRHDAEDSRVGQYRAQQRRKRLESLMTNLNTFDERVSHSKNQAIGTKTKGAVGRPADAKSASLQQRRAKLLPEYDRRHKSSSFVDRRFGEYNPSISLEDKMLKRFTEERMNRAPKTSMFDLNDDDAELGLTHFGQSLSGLDEMPDVPPEDDDDDDPGHIDAQVTNDEHFAGFDDAPRSKHEVMKDVIAKSKLAKYERQKAKDADEELRMELDEELGDIRSLLFQRPEQPTETPAAEPDKGDTYDAFVREMAYERRAKPQDRLKSAEELAEEQAKRLQEAESARLRRMRGEENDEGEPLLDYAMDDDDDEKEPSEPRTMRSKFGLGQGLDKEDEDDEEMSLKDDEMGEHTDLSEDEDVDQAANEVDTPKEPVPSLPFTFSCPSSHDALLDLLDEHRIEPSQIHTVVSRIRTLHAPNLAEENPVKLQRFLGALVDHVLYRAGQQDTKADDLRVINDLVLHIYELARAYPLRAAEHFVAKISLMQHNLMRGLALGALDPNARTWPRLSELAFLRMCVLLWPTSDKWHAVATPMHLLMAQYLAHARIRSLRDMASGLYLCSLVSSAQRESRRIVPEALNALFNIAAMLLPLHHGKSMHGRSPVKALAEEFGIPTPDFEAPHTLPFTIQSDAVPREKMSLLCVDSCSLSTQHQADLLHMCTQLMQSLAHLYQHSPAYVELFTPLLFLLEIGEAGLKDVAPSLVPCVHTATTDVRSLLERAYATRRALRLQAHRALSISSYAPKFDQQSFDPSRATDPDTERAQAAKLRAMLKKERKGAIRELRKDAQFLAEERDQRRVAEDTAYKKKMDKIVGGIQEERSEQKQLDRAKALIKKRAGKK, from the exons ATGGCGGCATCGAAAAAGGGCACCGGCGGCTCacagctcgcgcagctaCGCTCAGGCTTGCGTGCAGCGGGTGTGACGGGACCCAAGCCCAAGAAAGGCAAGCGACACGATGCGGAGGACAGCCGCGTTGGGCAGTatcgcgcgcagcagcgccggAAGCGATTGGAGTCGCTCATGACCAACCTCAATACCTTTGATGAACGCGTGTCCCACAGCAAAAACCAGGCCATTGGGACCAAGACCAAGGGCGCTGTGGGGCGCCCCGCCGATGCCAAGTCGGCGTCactgcagcagcggcgcgccaagctgctgccTGAGTATGACCGCCGGCACAAGTCATCGTCGTTTGTGGATCGGCGGTTCGGCGAATACAACCCCAGCATCTCACTCGAAGACAAGATGCTGAAGCGCTTCACCGAGGAGCGCATGAATCGCGCGCCCAAAACGTCAATGTTCGACTTGaacgatgacgacgctgaATTGGGCCTGACGCACTTTGGACAAAGTCTCAGTGGCCTGGACGAGATGCCCGATGTGCCACcagaagacgacgacgacgacgatcCAG GCCATATTGACGCACAAGTCACGAATGACGAGCACTTTGCTGGAttcgacgatgcgcctcgCAGCAAGCATGAAGTCATGAAAGACGTGATCGCCAAGTCCAAGCTGGCCAAGTACGAACGCCAAAAGGCCAAGGATGccgacgaggagctgcgtatggagctggacgaggagctcgGCGATATTCGGTCGCTCCTGTTCCAACGTCCAGAGCAACCGACCGAGACACCCGCCGCGGAGCCCGACAAGGGCGATACGTACGACGCTTTTGTGCGTGAAATGGCGTACGAGCGGCGGGCCAAGCCACAGGATCGACTCAAGTCGGCGGAAGAACTGGCAGAAGAGCAGGCTAAGCGGCTGCAAGAAGCCGAGTCAGCGCGTCTACGTCGCATGCGTGGTGAAGAAAACGACGAAGGCGAGCCGCTTCTCGACTAtgccatggacgacgacgacgacgagaaAGAGCCCTCAGAGCCACGTACGATGCGCTCCAAGTTTGGATTGGGCCAGGGCCTCGACAaagaagacgaagacgacgaagagATGTCGCTGAAGGATGACGAGATGGGCGAGCATACTGACCTGAgtgaggacgaggacgtcgACCAGGCAGCTAACGAGGTCGATACCCCCAAGGAGCCTGTGCCATCGTTGCCATTCACATTTAGCTGTCCGTCGTCCCACGACGCCCTCTTGGAcctgctggacgagcatCGCATCGAGCCATCGCAGATCCACACAGTCGTCTCGCGCAtccgcacgctgcacgCCCCCAACCTCGCCGAAGAGAATCCTGTCAAGCTGCAGCGGTTCTTAGGCGCACTTGTCGATCATGTCCTATACCGCGCCGGTCAACAAGATACCAAGGCTGATGATCTACGTGTGATCAACGACCTCGTTCTGCACATTTACGAACTTGCACGCGCCTATCCGCTGCGAGCCGCTGAACACTTCGTGGCAAAAATCTCTCTGATGCAGCACAATTTGATGCGTGGACTAGCGCTAGGCGCTTTGGATCCAAATGCTCGGACGTGGCCTCGGCTCTCTGAACTGGCGTTCCTGCGTATGTGTGTTCTTCTTTGGCCCACGAGCGATAAGTGGCACGCTGTTGCGACGCCCATGCACCTCCTCATGGCGCAATAtctcgcacatgcgcgtATTCGCTCGttgcgcgacatggcctcCGGTCTGTACTTGTGCTCGCTTGTATCGTCGGCTCAGCGCGAAAGTCGCCGTATCGTACCAGAAGCTCTTAACGCACTATTCAATATAGCTGCGATGCTTCTGCCCTTGCACCACGGCAAGAGTATGCACGGTCGTTCGCCCGTCAAAGCCCTTGCCGAAGAGTTCGGCATTCCCACGCCCGATTTCGAGGCACCCCACACGCTTCCTTTCACGATCCAATCGGACGCTGTTCCACGCGAAAAAATGTCCCTGTTGTGCGTTGACTCATGCTCCCTCTCAACGCAGCACCAGGCCGACCTATTGCACATGTGCACACAACTCATGCAGTCCTTGGCGCATCTGTACCAGCACAGCCCAGCATATGTGGAGCTTTTTACGCCCCTGCTGTTTTTGCTGGAAATCGGCGAGGCAGGTCTCAAAGACGTGGCTCCGAGTCTGGTGCCATGTGTGCACACTGCGACCACCGATGTACGGAGTCTACTGGAACGTGCATATGCtacgcgccgcgctctgCGTCTGCAAGCACACCGTGCCCTGTCGATTTCATCGTACGCGCCCAAGTTTGATCAGCAATCGTTTGATCCGTCGCGTGCCACAGACCCCGATACCGAGCGTGCACAGGCTGCCAAGCTGCGTGCTATGCTCAAGAAAGAGCGTAAAGGAGCCAttcgcgagctgcgcaaggaCGCTCAGTTCCTGGCAGAAGAACgcgaccagcgccgtgtgGCTGAGGATACTGCGTACAAGAAGAAAATGGATAAGATTGTCGGCGGTATTCAGGAGGAACGCTCAGAACAAAAGCAGCTCGACCGTGCCAAAGCCCTGATCAAGAAACGCGCAGGGAAGAAGTAG
- a CDS encoding vacuolar protein sorting-associated protein 41, whose translation MGLDDRSHDEDALSTTSSDTHEPAFHEEHMQASVRDMTVRDSISAMAVSRSHVALGMQSGMMYIVSLEGHLEKGFRFHTAPILDLVFDATGEFVASAGMDGIAAIASLTTSEQYQFDARRPLRVIRLEPHFASRSSRAFVCGGMSGVLTYREKRWFGHRDVVLHSDEGPIWALAWRGRWLAWANDRGVRVAHAQTHEMITLMPTPDDAPRPELARCTLAWRDASTLVVAHGDRITIARICEASDSHFVEVTDILQLDCLVAEMACTPQSMFILACVEYDDGVAPELRCVSWQGEELSSDALDMQRSRCMNDWHMCMAQEVRYDPLRQHDMRRPVLYVASPRQLSVLRPRDERDHIAWLLARRAYRQALEALEALGSAPAAALGYDVAAIGREYLWYLMEERGAYAEAAALMPLLLRTDRGAWDTFVCCYLERHQVDAILPHIPTQDPQLSEMVYDLVLVHLLQHDPTQLLATLRAWPSHIYSKQAVAAAIGDHARNSRTLLECLAQLYMAAHQPGKALTYYMRLRDPCVFDLIREYDLLIDVQHHIGTLVELDQECAGSTEPRSSALMPLLVPYTHSIPIQRAMAQLEPYPWYAYLYLDALYERDPSLVTHYAMDLLRLYCRFDYARLMPFLRTMSSAYSLKDAYDVCETYSYVPEMVFLRGRTGDVVGALQLILERLQHVDMALDFVRQQDDAELWDTLLAYSQDKPAYIRGLLEQASGEIDPVRIIRPIQDGLEIPGLRPSLIKIFHNFHAQHALLGVGLAVLQRDAYERLAEYDTACQAALVCDARTLCTVCLQPLLAAAVPIVLFLCRLHAAHLTCVTSASMPPLPPAVFAPVHETTTQQYRRTRATTDLTRSPGRIAQERADRRAWLYARQARRLVRGCPACAEAQRDRLAD comes from the coding sequence ATGGGACTCGATGATCGATCGCACGACGAAGATGCGCTGAGTACGACGTCGTCCGATACGCATGAGCCGGCGTTCCATGAAgagcacatgcaggcgAGTGTGCGCGACATGACGGTGCGCGACTCGATCAGTGCGATGGCCGTGAGTCGCTCGCATGTGGCGCTGGGCATGCAATCGGGCATGATGTACATTGTCTCGCTTGAGGGCCACCTGGAGAAGGGGTTCCGCTTccacacggcgccgatCCTGGATCTGGTGTTCGACGCGACGGGCGAGTTTGTTGCGAGCGCCGGCATGGACGGCATCGCGGCGATTGCGTCGCTCACGACGTCGGAGCAGTACCAGTTtgacgcgcggcgtccCCTGCGTGTGATCCGCCTCGAGCCGCACTTTgcgtcgcgctccagcCGTGCGTTCGTGTGTGGCGGCATGTCCGGCGTCCTGACGTACCGCGAGAAGCGGTGGTTCGGGCACCGCGATGTCGTCCTGCACAGCGACGAGGGCCCGATCTGGGCGCTCGCGTGGCGTGGACGCTGGCTGGCGTGGGCAAATGACCGCGGtgtgcgtgtcgcgcatgctcaGACACACGAGATGATCACGCTGATGCCGACGcccgacgacgcgccgcgcccagAGCTGGCCCGGTGCACGTTggcatggcgcgatgcGAGCACGCTTGTCGTGGCCCACGGCGACCGCATTACGATTGCACGGATCTGCGAAGCGAGTGACTCGCACTTTGTCGAGGTGACGGACATTTTGCAGCTGGACTGCCTCGTCGCAGagatggcatgcacgccTCAGTCGATGTTCATTCTTGCGTGTGTCGAatacgacgacggcgtcgcgcccgagctgcgctgcgtgagttGGCAGGGCGAGGAGCTGAGCAGTGATGCGCTGGATATGCAGCGGAGTCGGTGCATGAATGACTGGCACATGTGCATGGCGCAAGAAGTTCGGTATGATCCTCTTCGGCAAcacgacatgcgccgccctGTGTTGTACGTGGCGTCGCCGCGGCAACtgagcgtgctgcgcccGCGGGATGAGCGCGACCATATTGCCTGGCTtctcgctcggcgcgcgtaccgccaggcgctcgaggcgctcgaggcgctgggcaGTGCACCGGCGGCTGCGTTGGGATACGACGTCGCTGCGATTGGGCGTGAGTATCTTTGGTACCTCATGGAGGAGCGTGGCGCGTATGCGGaggccgccgcgctcatgccgctgctgctccgGACCGACCGAGGCGCGTGGGACACGTTTGTGTGCTGCTACCTCGAGCGGCACCAAGTGGATGCGATACTCCCGCACATTCCGACGCAGGACCCCCAGCTGAGTGAGATGGTGTACGATCTCGTGCTGGTgcatctgctgcagcacgatcCCACGCAGCTGTTGGCGACGCTccgcgcatggccgagtCACATCTACTCGAAGCAGGCGGTGGCTGCGGCGATCGGCGATCACGCACGAAACAgccgcacgctgctcgagtgcctcgcACAGCTGTACATGGCCGCACATCAGCCCGGCAAGGCTCTGACGTACTacatgcgcctgcgtgaTCCATGCGTGTTTGATCTCATTCGCGAGTACGATCTGCTGATCGATGTGCAGCACCAcatcggcacgctcgtcgagctcgatCAGGAATGCGCCGGCTCCACTGAGccgcgctccagcgcgcTTAtgccgctgctcgtgccATATACCCACTCGATTCCCatccagcgcgccatggcgcagctcgagccCTATCCGTGGTACGCGTACTTGTACTTGGACGCCTTGTACGAGCGTGATCCATCGCTCGTGACCCACTATGCCATGGACCTGCTGAGGCTGTACTGCCGCTTTGACTATGCCCGACTCATGCCGTTTCTGCGCACGATGAGCTCGGCGTACTCACTCAAAGACGCCTACGACGTCTGCGAGACCTACAGCTATGTGCCGGAAATGGTGTTCCTGCGCGGCCGAACGGGCGATGTCGTGGGCGCCTTGCAGCTGATCCTGGAGCGCCTCCAGCATgtcgacatggcgctggACTTTGTGCGGCagcaggacgacgcggaGCTCTGGGACACGCTGCTGGCCTATTCACAGGACAAGCCGGCCTATATCCGCGGCTTGCTCGAGCAGGCCAGCGGCGAGATTGACCCTGTCCGCATCATCCGCCCTATCCAGGACGGCCTCGAGATACCCGGCCTACGTCCCTCGCTGATCAAGATCTTTCACAACTTccatgcgcagcatgcgctgctgggcgtggGCCTGGCTGTCCTGCAGCGTGATGCgtacgagcgcctcgccgagTACGACACAGCCTGtcaggcggcgctcgtctgcgacgcacgcaccCTGTGTACCGTGTGCCTCCAGCCGCTTCTTGCTGCGGCGGTGCCCATCGTCTTGTTCTTGTGTCGCTTGCATGCGGCCCACCTGACCTGCGTCACGTCCGCTTCCATGCCGCCACTCCCACCGGCCGTTTTCGCACCCGTGCATGAaacgacgacgcagcagtACCGGCGCACTCGAGCGACCACGGACCTGACTCGCTCGCCGGGGCGAATAGCCCAGGAACGTGCGGACcgacgtgcgtggctcTATGCACGACAAGCGCGACGCCTCGTGCGTGGATGCCCAGCCTGTGccgaggcacagcgcgaTCGCCTGGCTGACTAG
- a CDS encoding large subunit ribosomal protein L5: MLRACLGHGAPSSIMRRGIHMSRMAHLDYVPSRNQLPWPPLVVGEMQKSRLREHYERTLAADMMYMMYEPTGPSASSKDSPGDGTNDRSRRWSNDSPYHANRPARAQLGNRPLVPLHKPLSMSRHIEHDIPRIDRIIFTAFCREAITNKQALLPLLGQMRAITGLPVLGSLADPAAGSSPETAGPSARYGYLQVLRAKQGAASFRLRAGMPVGVQAVMYDDVAYEFIETLTTFVLPRLRGFAGLPLPPATQPLLSPAAVSGVVTFGMGPEAMPLFPQVEVNLDQYPGRRYGFQVDCVTNQRGRRATERARTLLSGLGLPFVRRGTVAL, encoded by the coding sequence ATGCTGCGAGCGTGTCTAGGTCACGGCGCGCCCTCGTCGATCATGAGACGAGGCATACACATGTCTCGCATGGCGCACTTGGACTATGTGCCATCGCGGAATCAGCTGCCTTGGCCACCTCTGGTTGTGGGCGAAATGCAAAAGAGCCGCTTGCGCGAGCACTATGAGCGTACGCTGGCCGCGGATATGATGTACATGATGTACGAGCCCACCGGTCCATCCGCGTCTTCCAAAGACTCGCCAGGCGACGGAACGAATGATCGTAGCCGCCGGTGGTCGAATGACTCGCCGTATCACGCCAACCGCcctgctcgcgctcagcTCGGTAACCGACCGCTCGTGCCTCTGCACAAGCCATTGAGCATGTCGCGGCACATTGAGCATGATATCCCGCGTATTGACCGAATTATCTTCACGGCTTTTTGTCGCGAGGCCATCACGAATAAGCAAGCCCTGCTGCCTCTGCTCGGCCAAATGCGGGCGATCACGGGCCTGCCTGTGCTGGGATCGTTGGCGGACCCAGCCGCTGGTAGCTCGCCCGAGACGGCCGGTCCCTCGGCACGCTACGGCTATCTTCAAgtgctgcgtgccaagcaGGGTGCTGCCTCGTTCCGGCTCCGTGCGGGTATGCCGGTGGGCGTGCAGGCTGTCATgtacgacgacgtggcgtACGAGTTCATCGAGACACTTACGACGTTCGTGCTTCCGCGTCTGCGTGGCTTTGCCGGCTTGCCGCTCCCTCCTGCGACACAGCCGCTGCTGAGTCCCGCGGCTGTGAGTGGTGTTGTCACGTTCGGCATGGGACCAGAAGCGATGCCGCTCTTTCCCCAGGTGGAAGTCAATCTGGATCAATACCCCGGCCGTCGCTACGGATTCCAAGTAGACTGCGTCACGAACCAGCGTGGCCGCCGTGCGACGGAGCGCGCTCGCACGCTGCTGAGCGGCCTGGGCCTGCCGTTTGTACGTCGTGGCACCGTCGCTTTGTAG
- a CDS encoding DNA damage-responsive protein — translation MAVCQFFLQGRCRFGSHCRNEHPAQARTSAFGEPSTFSAFGSKAKTTSAPEPEIVLTKEGISTDMGAQGRPIWHLSCYAPARGEPNLIEGVDVSPDEDRVLAYQAKQSGQEAAYLQHVQTQTLSAEQMYQNASMHPQNALQKAIANRQQYKQTLQPAMPAFGAASSSASAFGSAAQPPSSAFGAAAPPSAFGAPSAFGSQPSAFGSVGKPSAFGQPSAFGQPSAFGAAAKPSAFGQASAFGQASTFGQPAAFGQPSAFGRAAQTSSFGSTSQPSAFGAAAKPSAFGTPSAFGTASTPSAFGQPSAFGSTAAPSAFGKAAAPSAFGSSAQPSAFASAAKPSAFGQPSAFGQPSAFGQPSAFGQPSAFGQPSAFGQPSAFGASAPSSASGSSSQPSAFGAPSAPGPASVPPSAFGQAPAFGTPSTQASVPPPASAPVTQAHTDVFDDQRIESQALPDDVRACFEADHFVWGHIPAVEPPVAFCT, via the coding sequence ATGGCAGTGTGCCAGTTTTTCTTGCAGGGGCGATGCCGCTTCGGCAGCCATTGCCGAAATGAGCATCCTGCTCAGGCACGCACTAGTGCGTTTGGCGAGCCGTCGACATTCTCTGCGTTTGGATCGAAAGCCAAGACGACAAGTGCGCCTGAGCCGGAGATTGTGCTGACCAAGGAGGGCATTAGTACGGATATGGGCGCGCAGGGCCGTCCGATATGGCATCTGTCGTGCTatgcgcctgcgcgcgGTGAGCCTAATTTGATTGAAGGTGTGGATGTGAGTCCAGATGAAGATCGTGTCCTGGCGTACCAGGCCAAGCAAAGCGGACAGGAGGCAGCCTATCTGCAGCATGTACAAACACAAACGCTCAGTGCGGAGCAGATGTACCAGAATGCGAGTATGCATCCGCAAAATGCTTTGCAGAAGGCGATAGCCAACCGGCAACAGTACAAGCAGACGCTGCAGCCTGCCATGCCAGCGTTTGGCGCGGcttcgtcgagcgcatccgcgTTTGGATccgcggcgcagccgcctTCCTCGGCCTTTGGTGCTGCGGCCCCGCCCAGTGCCTTTGGGGCACCATCTGCTTTTGGATCTCAGCCGTCTGCGTTTGGATCGGTCGGAAAGCCATCCGCCTTTGGTCAACCCTCTGCGTTTGGTCAACCCTCTGCGTTTGGCGCTGCGGCCAAGCCTTCTGCGTTTGGTCAAGCTTCTGCGTTTGGTCAAGCCTCTACGTTTGGTCAACCTGCTGCGTTTGGGCAGCCATCTGCTTtcggccgtgccgcccaGACCTCTTCCTTCGGATCCACGTCGCAGCCATCGGCTTttggcgcggcagcgaaGCCTTCTGCCTTTGGTACACCATCTGCGTTCGGCACTGCGTCTACCCCATCAGCATTCGGTCAGCCATCGGCGTTTGGATCGACAGCTGCACCGTCCGCCTTTGGAAAGGCAGCTGCACCGTCTGCTTTTGGATCGAGTGCGCAGCCATCGGCGTTCGCGTCCGCGGCCAAGCCCTCGGCGTTTGGTCAGCCATCAGCGTTTGGGCAGCCGTCAGCGTTTGGGCAGCCATCAGCGTTTGGGCAGCCATCCGCTTTTGGCCAGCCCTCGGCATTTGGGCAGCCGTCCGCtttcggcgcctcggcaccATCGTCCGCGTCGGGAAGCTCATCCCAGCCATCCGCCTTTGGCGCACCGTCCGCCCCAGGCCCGGCATCGGTGCCGCCATCGGCTTTTGGTCAGGCCCCCGCTTTCGGGACGCCATCTACGCAGGCCTCTGTGCCCCCACCCGCATCGGCGCCCGTCACTCAGGCGCACACCGACGTCTTTGATgaccagcgcatcgagagCCAGGCCCTGCctgacgacgtgcgcgcctgTTTCGAGGCAGACCACTTTGTCTGGGGACACATTCCTGCCGTCGAGCCGCCAGTAGCCTTCTGTACGTAG